CAGCCAAATTTTTAAAAGACAATTACATTTTAAAAAATACCAATGTAAAATTTACAGTTAACGGTAAAACATACACCGTAAAAACTGATTCAAAGGGTGTTGCAAAATTAACTGCAAGTCTTAAGCCTGGAAAATATAATATAAAAATTTATAATAGTTATTCCAAAGAAACAGTAACAAAAACTTTTACTGTTAACAAAGGACCTACCACCATTACTGGATCAAATGCATACATACTTCCTAAAACCAAATACTCTTATTCCGTTGTATTGAAAAACAGTAGAGGCACATTGCTTAAAAACGGTAAAATCCACTTTACTTATAACGGTAAAGAAGTGATTAAAACTACCAATGCAAACGGAAAAGCAACCTTGACTATTCCTGCTCTTTCAAAAGGTACATACACAATTAAGTATCAATTTAAAAGAAGCAGCAATTATAAGTCAACTAGTGGTTCTAAAAAGTTATATGTAAAAGATTCAACAACAAAACTTAAGGCAACTACCTTAAAAATGCAATACAATGATGGATCAGTATTTTCCGTTAAATTAACTGATTCTGCTGGAAAAGCAATGGCCAATAAAACTATAAAAATTACTTTAAACGGAAAAACCACGTCAAAAACTACTGACAGTACGGGTGTGGCCAAATTAAGTATAGGCAACTTAAAACCAGCAACATATACAGTTAAATCAACTTACTCAAAAGCAGGTTTAAAAGATTACAATATCTTAACAAGCAGTGTTGTAATATCAAAACAGACTGCCAGTATAACCGCAAGCGATTTAGTTATGGAATATAAAGATGGGTCCGTTTATCAAATAACTCTTAAAAATAAAACCGGATCAGTCCTCCCAAATACCACAATCCAATTTACCTTAAATGGAAAAACCATCAATGTAAATACTGATGGAAATGGTGTGGCAAAATTAGCTATCTCTGAAGATGTAGGATACTATGTAATAAAATCAGCCGTAAGCTCCACATATTATACTTCTTCTGAAGTATCAAAACATGTGTTAGTTAACGGTACTAAATTTACTGCAAGCGATTTAATTTCCCCTCCTAATACCAATAATAATTTCACAGTGAAATTATTAGACGGACAGGGAAAAGAGGTTTCCGGAAAAACTGTTAAATTTACATTGAACAGTAAAGAACAATCTGTAAAAACAGACTCAAATGGTATAGCAAGACTTTCCCTTTCAGGACTGGCACAAGGAACTTACACCGTTTCATATACTGATGGATTTGCTTCAGGTACATCAAAAATAACAATAGTTGAAAAAGTTACATTAAAACAAATCATTGCAGCATCACAAAATGTTAAAAAATACATTGAAGGCAATGAAGCTTTACCTAAGACCGTTACAATAGGTAGTGTGACTTATTCACTTGCGGAATATATGTATCTAGCATCTCAGGCCATTATTAATTTAGATAAAAATAGTAAAGCTGACATCAGTGTAAAAGCAGTGAATGCCCCTGCAAGTCCAAAAGAAGCATCTACTTTAGGAAATCTTTATGATTACGTTTCAGTTGCGAAAAGTGTTGTGAATACTGTTAATTCAAAAGGCACTATGCCAGATTCCGTAAGTTCAAAAGTTGGAACTATTGGTTACAATGGATTAGTTTATGCTACTGCTCGTGTTGTAGCGTTCTATGATGATTATTCCATAATGCCTAACTACGTATCCATTAAAACATACAGTAGTAC
This window of the Methanobrevibacter sp. genome carries:
- a CDS encoding Ig-like domain-containing protein, translating into MVENEDVALTDLNDSKLELSSESLEYGSNTSDNEMLMSSPQNIQTADENSTSDSSNTTTITTKIDVNNPRYSQSGTVIKVTLKDSDGNLLGNKTVSLKINSKTYTDTTNNNGVAYFTVSALKKASSYSVKINFAGDSEYEKSSLTKTIKVVSSISATNQVKGYGENKRFTAKFLKDNYILKNTNVKFTVNGKTYTVKTDSKGVAKLTASLKPGKYNIKIYNSYSKETVTKTFTVNKGPTTITGSNAYILPKTKYSYSVVLKNSRGTLLKNGKIHFTYNGKEVIKTTNANGKATLTIPALSKGTYTIKYQFKRSSNYKSTSGSKKLYVKDSTTKLKATTLKMQYNDGSVFSVKLTDSAGKAMANKTIKITLNGKTTSKTTDSTGVAKLSIGNLKPATYTVKSTYSKAGLKDYNILTSSVVISKQTASITASDLVMEYKDGSVYQITLKNKTGSVLPNTTIQFTLNGKTINVNTDGNGVAKLAISEDVGYYVIKSAVSSTYYTSSEVSKHVLVNGTKFTASDLISPPNTNNNFTVKLLDGQGKEVSGKTVKFTLNSKEQSVKTDSNGIARLSLSGLAQGTYTVSYTDGFASGTSKITIVEKVTLKQIIAASQNVKKYIEGNEALPKTVTIGSVTYSLAEYMYLASQAIINLDKNSKADISVKAVNAPASPKEASTLGNLYDYVSVAKSVVNTVNSKGTMPDSVSSKVGTIGYNGLVYATARVVAFYDDYSIMPNYVSIKTYSSTSSSSSLNSKNTITNLKAYLAASTNCQVGNSKIKSLVNSLTSGLTTDLAKARAIYNYVRDSISYSFYYNTKYGAVGTLNAKTGNCVDQAHLLIAMYRTAGLAARYAHGTCYFTLSGSTYGHVWTQVLIGDTWIVGDPTSARNSFGNVVNWNNYNYNLKGYYSSIAF